A window of the Arenibacter algicola genome harbors these coding sequences:
- a CDS encoding dimethylarginine dimethylaminohydrolase family protein, translating into MLKLNVQDETSRLRSVVLGTAKSCGPIPKPEEAYDPKSLEHILAGTYPIEADMVKEMDGFAQVFAKYDVQVFRPRVLKDCNQIFSRDIAFVIDNKLVKANILPDREKEFQAIKYVLNKIDEDQIIYPPKEVHVEGGDVMPWGEYIFMGTYTGADYADYITARTNKEAVDFIASQFPNKKVKAFELRKSNTNARENALHLDCCFQPVGTNKAILHKNGFLREEEYQWLLDYFGSDNVFEISKEEMYNMVSNVFSISPDVVVSERNFTRLNNWFREHGFTVEEIAYAEIAKQEGLLRCSTLPLVRD; encoded by the coding sequence ATGCTAAAGTTGAATGTACAGGATGAAACTTCACGGTTAAGATCGGTGGTTCTTGGAACTGCCAAGAGCTGTGGCCCCATTCCAAAACCTGAAGAGGCCTATGATCCCAAATCATTGGAACATATATTGGCCGGTACCTATCCAATAGAGGCGGATATGGTAAAGGAAATGGACGGTTTTGCACAAGTATTTGCCAAATACGATGTTCAAGTTTTTAGGCCTAGGGTCTTAAAGGATTGTAATCAAATATTTTCTAGGGATATTGCTTTTGTCATAGATAATAAGCTGGTGAAAGCGAATATTCTTCCCGATAGGGAAAAGGAATTTCAAGCTATTAAATATGTACTCAATAAAATAGATGAAGATCAGATAATCTACCCCCCAAAAGAGGTTCATGTGGAAGGAGGCGATGTTATGCCATGGGGAGAATATATTTTTATGGGTACTTATACGGGTGCGGACTACGCGGATTATATTACGGCCCGAACCAATAAAGAGGCAGTAGATTTTATTGCCAGCCAATTCCCCAATAAGAAGGTTAAGGCTTTTGAGCTTAGAAAGTCGAATACCAATGCCCGGGAAAATGCCCTGCATTTGGATTGTTGTTTTCAGCCAGTGGGGACAAATAAAGCCATTTTGCATAAGAATGGATTCCTAAGGGAAGAGGAGTATCAATGGCTGTTGGATTATTTTGGGAGCGACAATGTTTTTGAGATAAGCAAGGAGGAGATGTATAATATGGTGAGCAACGTATTTTCCATATCCCCGGATGTTGTGGTCTCCGAACGTAATTTTACCAGATTGAACAACTGGTTTCGGGAACACGGTTTTACGGTCGAGGAAATAGCTTATGCCGAGATAGCTAAACAGGAAGGTCTTTTAAGGTGTAGCACCTTGCCCTTGGTAAGGGACTAA
- a CDS encoding citrate synthase codes for MANNATLEYKGKKYEFPVIEGTENELAIDIKTMRADSGMITIDPGFKNTGSCESAITFLDGEKGVLRYRGYSIEELAEKADFLEVAYLLIFGSLPNQEQLDKFHQDIKAESHVDEEMKKILDGFPKSAHPMGVLSSLTSALIAFNPTSVNVSSEKEMYWAIVRILAKFPVLVAWTLRKKKGLPLDYGDDSLGYVENIHKMMFKKPNQEYKKNKIVIEALDKLLILHADHEQNCSTSTVRIVGSSHAGLFASISAGICALWGPLHGGANQAVLEMLEAIEADGGDTKKYMAKAKDKSDPFRLMGFGHRVYKNFDPRAKIIKQAAEEVLGDLGIDDPILDIAKGLAKEALEDKYFVDRKLYPNVDFYSGIIYRALGIPTEMFTVMFALGRLPGWIAQWREMRLKNEPIGRPRQVYIGETSRSFVPLDKR; via the coding sequence ATGGCGAATAACGCAACATTAGAATACAAGGGAAAGAAATATGAATTCCCAGTTATAGAAGGTACCGAAAATGAGTTGGCTATAGATATTAAAACTATGAGGGCCGATTCAGGAATGATAACAATAGACCCAGGGTTTAAGAATACGGGCTCCTGCGAGAGTGCTATTACTTTTCTGGATGGTGAAAAGGGAGTTTTAAGGTATCGGGGATATTCTATTGAGGAATTGGCGGAAAAGGCCGATTTCTTGGAAGTAGCCTATTTGTTGATTTTTGGATCCTTGCCAAATCAAGAGCAATTGGATAAATTCCATCAGGATATAAAAGCTGAGTCACATGTAGATGAGGAGATGAAGAAGATCTTGGACGGTTTTCCAAAATCGGCACATCCAATGGGCGTACTTTCCAGTTTAACCAGTGCCCTGATTGCCTTTAATCCAACTTCAGTAAACGTGTCCTCAGAAAAGGAAATGTATTGGGCCATTGTTAGGATATTGGCTAAATTCCCTGTTTTGGTGGCATGGACTTTAAGAAAGAAAAAAGGTTTACCCTTGGATTATGGGGACGACTCTTTGGGTTATGTAGAGAATATTCATAAAATGATGTTCAAAAAGCCCAACCAGGAATACAAAAAGAATAAGATCGTCATAGAGGCTTTGGATAAATTATTGATCTTGCATGCAGATCACGAACAAAACTGTTCTACTTCTACCGTTCGTATTGTAGGATCTTCGCATGCGGGCTTATTTGCTTCTATTTCTGCGGGTATCTGTGCACTTTGGGGACCACTTCACGGAGGCGCCAATCAGGCGGTTTTGGAAATGCTGGAGGCTATTGAGGCCGATGGTGGGGATACTAAAAAATATATGGCCAAGGCCAAGGACAAGAGCGATCCTTTTCGTTTAATGGGCTTTGGGCATAGGGTATACAAGAATTTTGATCCCAGGGCAAAGATTATTAAGCAAGCTGCTGAGGAAGTATTGGGAGATCTTGGTATAGACGATCCAATTTTGGATATAGCCAAGGGCTTGGCCAAGGAGGCCTTGGAGGATAAATATTTTGTGGACAGAAAATTATATCCCAACGTAGATTTTTACTCAGGAATAATATATAGGGCATTGGGTATTCCTACCGAAATGTTTACCGTTATGTTTGCTTTGGGGCGCCTACCGGGCTGGATTGCCCAATGGAGGGAAATGAGATTGAAAAATGAGCCTATCGGTAGGCCAAGACAGGTATATATAGGAGAAACTAGCAGATCCTTTGTTCCTTTGGACAAGAGATAA
- a CDS encoding glycogen synthase: protein MNNFLFVAAENDGLPKCKAGGMGDVVRDVPRQISERGDMAHVVVPSYSRLHQNGTFITNLNLNLRGMVYVAELYEVAPKKEFANLHHYVIHHPEITAGEIGHIYHDDPEEAFYTDNIKFTIFCTAVAEAIKVGAFGELDIVHMHDWHSSLVLFLKTYHPEYQALKKMRYVYTIHNLAIQGIRPFYNNYSSLGNWFPNVPIDERKLMDYRYQDCINLMAVGIRLADAVHTVSPSYKEDVLRPSNPPEFIGGEGLEKDLQEANNQGRLFGILNGSNYKNIRAAEKGLLYRNIVKALFRWLQEESKKYKADFLAHTGEKVMEYVTEKPKFIVSSVARLTEQKFYFFKRSPEAFVEILNRLKKVDGIFMLLGTGAPEYEELFRQLSYEHKNFIFTNGQSEDLIDSIYLETDLYFMPSLFEPCGISQMLSMRNGNPCLVHNTGGLRDTVEHMKTGFSFDGKTYDDKIKNMILVLDQALDVFVNDQPKWKEIQDNAKKMRFTWEKSVDDYYKYLYSINQ, encoded by the coding sequence ATGAATAACTTTCTATTTGTTGCTGCTGAGAATGACGGTCTTCCAAAATGTAAGGCCGGAGGTATGGGTGATGTGGTTAGGGATGTTCCTCGGCAGATTTCTGAAAGGGGGGACATGGCACATGTAGTTGTACCCTCCTATTCAAGATTACATCAAAATGGAACCTTTATTACCAATCTAAACCTGAACCTACGGGGAATGGTCTATGTTGCAGAGCTTTACGAAGTAGCTCCTAAAAAGGAGTTTGCAAATTTACATCATTATGTAATACATCATCCTGAAATTACCGCAGGGGAAATAGGACATATATACCACGACGATCCGGAAGAAGCTTTTTATACGGATAATATTAAGTTCACCATTTTTTGTACGGCCGTGGCCGAAGCAATCAAGGTCGGGGCTTTTGGGGAGTTGGATATTGTTCATATGCACGATTGGCATTCCAGCCTGGTTTTGTTTTTAAAAACCTATCATCCGGAATATCAGGCTTTAAAGAAAATGCGCTATGTATATACCATTCATAATTTAGCCATTCAAGGTATACGTCCGTTTTATAATAATTACTCTTCACTGGGAAATTGGTTTCCGAATGTTCCGATAGATGAAAGGAAGTTGATGGACTACAGGTACCAGGATTGTATTAACCTTATGGCCGTTGGCATCCGGTTGGCAGATGCCGTACATACCGTTTCCCCTTCCTATAAGGAAGATGTGCTTAGGCCGAGCAATCCGCCCGAATTTATTGGAGGTGAAGGTTTGGAAAAAGATTTACAGGAGGCGAACAATCAAGGAAGGTTGTTCGGGATTCTTAATGGTTCAAATTATAAAAACATTCGCGCGGCCGAAAAGGGATTGTTGTACAGGAATATTGTTAAGGCGCTATTTAGGTGGCTACAGGAGGAATCCAAGAAATACAAGGCAGATTTTCTGGCACATACCGGTGAAAAGGTCATGGAGTATGTTACCGAGAAGCCCAAGTTCATAGTTTCAAGTGTGGCCCGTTTAACGGAACAAAAGTTTTATTTCTTTAAACGTTCCCCTGAAGCATTTGTTGAAATATTGAACCGACTTAAGAAAGTGGATGGAATTTTTATGCTCTTGGGTACTGGTGCCCCTGAGTATGAGGAACTATTTCGTCAATTGAGCTATGAACATAAAAACTTTATTTTCACCAATGGTCAATCGGAGGATTTGATCGATTCCATATATTTGGAGACCGACCTGTATTTTATGCCCAGTTTGTTTGAACCCTGTGGCATTAGCCAAATGTTGTCCATGCGTAACGGCAACCCCTGTCTAGTGCACAATACGGGAGGCTTACGGGATACTGTGGAGCATATGAAAACCGGATTTAGTTTTGATGGCAAGACCTATGATGATAAAATTAAAAATATGATCCTGGTACTAGACCAGGCTTTGGATGTTTTTGTAAATGACCAGCCAAAGTGGAAGGAGATTCAGGATAATGCCAAAAAGATGAGGTTCACTTGGGAAAAATCGGTAGATGATTACTACAAATATCTATATTCCATTAATCAATAG
- the eno gene encoding phosphopyruvate hydratase, translating into MSIILSVHARQILDSRGNPTVEVDVITENGVMGRAAVPSGASTGEHEAVELRDGGKTFMGKGVGKAVNNVNTVIAEEILGMSVFEQNLVDQTMIDLDGTPNKSKLGANAILGVSLAVAKAAANELGLSLFRYVGGVSANTLPVPMMNIINGGSHSDAPIAFQEFMVMPVKANNFSHAMQMGTEIFHNLKKVLHDRGLSTAVGDEGGFAPNLAGGTEDALDTIAKAVEKAGYKLGDDVMIALDCAAAEFYVNGKYDYTKFEGDKGVVRTSEEQAQYLADLSAKYPIISIEDGMDENDWKGWKALTDKIGDKVQLVGDDLFVTNVERLSRGIKEGIANSILIKVNQIGTLTETIAAVNMAKNAGYTSVMSHRSGETEDNTIADLAVALNTGQIKTGSASRSDRMAKYNQLLRIEEELGSTAYYPGVQAFKIK; encoded by the coding sequence ATGAGTATCATCCTAAGTGTTCATGCACGACAAATTTTGGATTCAAGAGGTAATCCAACAGTAGAGGTAGACGTAATTACCGAAAATGGAGTAATGGGAAGGGCAGCAGTTCCTTCAGGAGCTTCTACAGGTGAGCATGAAGCGGTTGAGCTTCGTGATGGTGGAAAAACCTTCATGGGTAAAGGAGTAGGAAAGGCTGTCAACAACGTAAATACCGTTATTGCAGAGGAGATTCTGGGCATGTCCGTTTTTGAACAAAATTTGGTTGATCAAACCATGATAGATTTGGATGGTACGCCCAATAAATCAAAATTGGGAGCCAATGCCATTTTAGGTGTTTCCCTAGCAGTTGCCAAGGCAGCTGCCAATGAATTGGGATTGTCCTTGTTCAGGTATGTGGGTGGTGTTAGTGCCAATACCCTGCCTGTGCCAATGATGAATATTATCAATGGAGGTTCGCATTCTGATGCTCCCATTGCTTTTCAGGAATTTATGGTGATGCCTGTAAAGGCAAATAATTTTTCCCATGCCATGCAAATGGGGACCGAAATTTTCCATAACCTTAAGAAAGTTTTACACGATAGGGGTCTAAGTACAGCTGTTGGGGATGAAGGTGGATTTGCTCCAAATCTTGCAGGCGGTACAGAGGATGCCTTGGATACCATTGCAAAAGCGGTTGAAAAGGCAGGTTACAAATTGGGTGACGATGTAATGATAGCCTTGGATTGTGCGGCTGCAGAGTTTTATGTTAATGGAAAATATGATTATACCAAATTTGAAGGAGATAAGGGTGTAGTTAGAACTTCTGAGGAACAGGCTCAATATTTGGCCGACTTAAGTGCCAAGTATCCTATTATATCCATTGAGGATGGTATGGACGAGAACGATTGGAAAGGCTGGAAGGCTTTGACCGATAAAATTGGGGATAAGGTACAATTGGTAGGTGATGATTTGTTTGTTACCAATGTAGAGCGTTTGTCTAGAGGAATCAAAGAAGGTATTGCCAATTCCATCTTGATAAAGGTTAACCAGATAGGAACTCTAACGGAAACCATTGCAGCTGTTAATATGGCCAAAAATGCTGGATATACATCTGTTATGTCCCACCGTTCCGGAGAAACTGAGGATAACACCATTGCCGATTTGGCAGTTGCCTTAAATACGGGCCAGATTAAAACCGGTTCTGCTTCCAGGTCCGATAGGATGGCGAAATATAACCAATTGTTAAGAATAGAGGAAGAATTGGGGAGTACTGCATATTACCCAGGAGTACAAGCCTTCAAGATTAAATAA
- the carA gene encoding glutamine-hydrolyzing carbamoyl-phosphate synthase small subunit: MKYQTRKKAILLLADGTIFHGKAVGNKEGTAFGEACFNTGMTGYQEIFTDPSYFGQIMVTTNAHIGNYGANDEEVESDSVKISGLVCKNFSYHYSRPDADLSLQEFLDKNNLLAISDVDTRALVGYIRDNGAMNAVISTDVDNIEELKKKLAEVPSMEGLELSSKVSTKEAYYYGDKDAKYKVSALDIGIKKNILRNLAKRGAYIKVFPYNATFEEMSSWNPDGYFISNGPGDPDPLHEAIASAKEMIKSDKPLFGICLGHQVLALANGVSTYKMHNGHRGINHPVMNLVTGKGEITSQNHGFAINREETEANPNLEITHLHLNDNTVAGIKMKDKNVFSVQYHPEASPGPHDADYLFDQFFEMIQSTVN; encoded by the coding sequence ATGAAGTATCAAACAAGAAAAAAAGCAATATTGTTGCTTGCCGATGGGACCATTTTTCACGGTAAGGCTGTAGGGAACAAGGAAGGAACTGCCTTTGGAGAGGCTTGTTTTAACACTGGAATGACCGGTTATCAGGAGATATTTACAGATCCATCCTACTTTGGACAGATCATGGTAACCACAAATGCCCATATAGGGAATTATGGGGCAAATGATGAAGAAGTTGAGTCTGATTCTGTGAAGATATCAGGTTTGGTTTGTAAAAATTTTAGTTACCATTATTCCAGGCCCGATGCCGACCTAAGTTTACAGGAATTTTTGGATAAAAATAATCTGTTGGCTATTTCCGACGTGGATACCAGGGCTTTGGTGGGGTACATTCGGGATAATGGCGCCATGAATGCGGTAATATCTACGGATGTGGATAATATTGAGGAATTAAAAAAGAAATTGGCAGAAGTGCCCAGTATGGAAGGTTTGGAGCTTTCTTCCAAAGTTTCTACCAAAGAAGCTTATTATTACGGAGATAAGGATGCAAAATATAAGGTATCTGCCCTGGATATAGGAATCAAGAAAAATATTCTTCGAAACTTGGCCAAAAGGGGTGCCTATATAAAGGTATTTCCGTACAACGCAACTTTTGAAGAAATGAGCTCTTGGAACCCTGATGGATATTTTATTTCCAATGGCCCAGGGGATCCGGATCCATTGCACGAGGCAATTGCATCTGCCAAGGAAATGATAAAATCCGATAAACCATTGTTCGGTATATGTTTAGGGCATCAGGTGTTGGCATTGGCCAATGGGGTTTCTACCTATAAAATGCACAATGGCCATAGGGGTATAAACCACCCGGTAATGAATTTGGTTACTGGTAAAGGGGAAATCACTTCCCAAAATCACGGATTTGCCATCAATAGGGAAGAGACCGAGGCCAATCCCAATTTGGAGATTACCCATCTTCACCTAAATGACAACACGGTTGCGGGAATTAAAATGAAAGATAAGAACGTATTTTCTGTTCAGTACCATCCAGAAGCAAGTCCAGGGCCGCATGATGCAGATTATCTGTTCGACCAATTTTTCGAAATGATCCAATCCACGGTAAACTAA
- the rplQ gene encoding 50S ribosomal protein L17 — protein sequence MRHGKKVNHLGRKAAHRKSMLANMACSLIEHKRINTTVAKAKALKQFVEPLITKSKTENNQTVEKGTHNRRIVFKSLRDKYAVTELFSSVAEKVADRPGGYTRIIKLGNRLGDNADMAMIELVDFNEIYNAGKPKKQKTTRRGRSKKADDATAVVEETAKAESAKAEGPKVEEPKAEKKADDAQE from the coding sequence ATGAGACACGGTAAGAAAGTTAATCATTTAGGAAGAAAGGCAGCCCATAGAAAATCTATGTTGGCAAACATGGCCTGTTCATTAATAGAGCACAAGAGAATTAATACAACTGTTGCAAAGGCAAAAGCTTTAAAGCAGTTTGTAGAGCCATTGATTACCAAATCAAAAACTGAGAATAATCAAACAGTTGAGAAGGGTACTCACAACAGACGTATTGTATTTAAAAGCCTTCGCGACAAGTATGCGGTTACCGAGCTTTTCAGTAGTGTTGCCGAAAAGGTAGCCGACAGACCAGGAGGATATACAAGAATTATCAAATTGGGTAATCGTCTTGGGGATAATGCTGACATGGCAATGATAGAGCTAGTAGATTTTAATGAAATCTACAATGCCGGCAAGCCTAAAAAGCAAAAGACTACAAGAAGGGGTAGAAGCAAAAAAGCAGACGATGCTACAGCTGTTGTTGAAGAAACGGCAAAGGCTGAAAGTGCAAAGGCTGAAGGACCAAAAGTAGAAGAGCCAAAGGCAGAAAAAAAAGCAGATGATGCTCAAGAGTAA
- a CDS encoding DNA-directed RNA polymerase subunit alpha yields the protein MALLNFQKPDKVIMIDSSDFEGKFEFRPLEPGYGLTVGNALRRVLLSSLEGFAITSVRIDKVEHEFSVISGVVEDVTEIILNLKQVRFKRQIDDVDSETVSISVSGKEQLTAGDFQKFISGYQVLNPDLVICNMDPKVSINMEITIDKGRGYVPAEENKKSNAPLGTIAVDSIFTPIKNVKYSIENFRVEQKTDYEKLVFEIATDGSIHPKEALTEGAKVLIHHFMLFSDERITLEADEIAQTETYDEESLHMRQLLKTKLVDMDLSVRALNCLKAAEVDTLGDLVSFNKNDLMKFRNFGKKSLTELEELVINKGLSFGMDLSKYKLDKD from the coding sequence ATGGCATTATTAAATTTTCAGAAGCCCGATAAAGTTATAATGATTGATTCCTCCGATTTCGAAGGTAAATTCGAATTTCGTCCATTGGAACCAGGTTATGGCTTAACTGTTGGGAACGCATTAAGAAGAGTTTTGCTTTCGTCCTTGGAAGGTTTTGCTATCACTTCTGTTAGAATTGATAAGGTGGAACATGAGTTCTCTGTAATTTCCGGTGTTGTGGAAGATGTTACCGAAATCATTCTAAATCTTAAACAAGTTCGTTTCAAAAGACAGATAGACGATGTTGATAGTGAGACAGTATCTATCTCTGTTAGCGGAAAGGAACAATTGACTGCAGGTGATTTTCAAAAATTTATTTCTGGTTACCAAGTATTGAACCCAGATTTAGTTATTTGTAACATGGATCCCAAGGTTAGCATTAATATGGAGATTACCATAGATAAGGGTAGGGGGTATGTGCCTGCTGAGGAAAATAAAAAATCCAATGCACCATTAGGTACCATAGCCGTAGATTCAATCTTTACTCCTATTAAAAATGTAAAGTACAGTATAGAAAACTTTCGTGTAGAGCAAAAGACCGATTATGAAAAATTGGTTTTTGAAATCGCAACCGATGGTTCAATTCACCCAAAAGAGGCATTGACCGAAGGAGCAAAGGTTCTAATACACCACTTTATGTTGTTCTCCGATGAGCGTATTACCTTAGAGGCAGACGAGATTGCACAGACGGAGACCTATGATGAGGAATCATTGCATATGCGTCAACTATTGAAAACCAAATTGGTTGATATGGATCTTTCTGTAAGAGCATTGAACTGTTTGAAAGCTGCGGAAGTTGATACACTTGGAGATCTGGTTTCTTTTAACAAGAACGATTTGATGAAGTTTAGAAACTTTGGTAAAAAATCCTTGACCGAATTGGAAGAATTGGTTATCAACAAAGGTTTGAGCTTTGGAATGGATTTGTCAAAATATAAATTGGATAAAGATTAA
- the rpsD gene encoding 30S ribosomal protein S4: MARYTGPKTKIARKFGEAIFGDDKSFEKRNYPPGQHGNNRRRGKKSEYAIQLMEKQKAKYTYGILEKQFRNIFAKANRSKGVTGEVLLQLCESRLDNVVYRMGISPSRSGARQLVSHRHITVNGELVNIPSYTLKAGDVVGVREKSKSLKAIDDALSANSSVYEWITWNSEKMEGNFVSVPERMQIPENIKEQLIVELYSK, encoded by the coding sequence ATGGCAAGATATACAGGACCAAAAACAAAGATCGCCCGTAAATTCGGTGAAGCGATTTTCGGAGATGATAAATCTTTTGAGAAAAGAAATTATCCTCCAGGACAACACGGTAATAACAGACGTCGTGGTAAAAAGTCTGAATATGCTATCCAGTTAATGGAAAAGCAAAAAGCAAAATACACTTACGGTATTTTGGAAAAACAATTCCGAAACATATTTGCAAAAGCAAATAGAAGCAAAGGAGTAACCGGTGAGGTATTACTTCAATTGTGTGAATCACGTCTAGATAACGTTGTTTACAGAATGGGTATTTCCCCTTCTAGAAGTGGAGCAAGACAATTGGTTTCACATAGACATATTACGGTAAACGGAGAGTTGGTTAACATTCCATCCTATACCTTGAAAGCTGGTGATGTTGTTGGTGTTAGGGAAAAATCAAAGTCTTTAAAAGCGATCGATGACGCTCTTTCTGCAAATAGCAGTGTGTACGAGTGGATCACTTGGAATTCAGAAAAAATGGAAGGTAATTTTGTTTCCGTTCCAGAAAGAATGCAAATTCCAGAGAATATCAAAGAACAATTAATAGTCGAGTTATACTCTAAATAA
- the rpsK gene encoding 30S ribosomal protein S11 — MAKANAKAAKKRKVIVESVGEAHVTASFNNIIISLTNKKGDVISWSSAGKMGFRGSKKNTPYAAQIASEDCAKVAHEAGLRKVKVYVKGPGNGRESAIRSIHNSGIEVTEIIDVTPMPHNGCRPPKRRRV, encoded by the coding sequence ATGGCAAAGGCAAATGCAAAAGCGGCAAAGAAGCGTAAAGTTATAGTAGAGTCTGTGGGCGAAGCCCATGTTACTGCTTCTTTTAATAATATTATTATTTCTTTAACCAACAAGAAGGGTGATGTAATTTCTTGGTCTTCAGCAGGTAAAATGGGTTTCAGGGGTTCTAAAAAGAACACTCCTTATGCAGCTCAAATAGCTTCTGAGGATTGTGCTAAAGTTGCTCATGAAGCTGGTTTAAGAAAAGTAAAGGTTTATGTAAAAGGACCGGGAAATGGTAGGGAATCTGCTATCCGTTCCATACATAACTCAGGAATTGAGGTTACAGAGATTATCGATGTAACTCCAATGCCGCACAATGGTTGTAGACCACCAAAAAGAAGAAGAGTATAA
- the rpsM gene encoding 30S ribosomal protein S13, whose amino-acid sequence MARIAGVDIPKQKRGVIALTYIFGIGKSRAKEILSTAQVSEDTKVSDWNDDEIGRIREAVSSLTIEGELRSENQLNIKRLMDIGCYRGIRHRSGLPLRGQRTKNNSRTRKGKRKTVANKKKATK is encoded by the coding sequence ATGGCAAGAATTGCAGGTGTAGACATACCAAAACAGAAAAGAGGGGTAATAGCCCTAACCTATATCTTTGGTATAGGAAAAAGTAGGGCTAAGGAGATTTTATCTACTGCCCAAGTAAGTGAGGATACCAAAGTATCTGACTGGAACGATGATGAGATTGGTCGTATTCGTGAGGCAGTTTCTTCTTTGACTATTGAAGGGGAATTGCGTTCTGAAAACCAATTGAACATTAAGCGTTTAATGGATATAGGTTGTTATAGAGGTATTCGCCACAGATCTGGTCTGCCTTTAAGAGGTCAGCGTACCAAAAACAACTCTAGGACAAGAAAAGGTAAGAGGAAAACAGTTGCTAACAAGAAGAAGGCAACTAAATAA
- the ykgO gene encoding type B 50S ribosomal protein L36 has protein sequence MKVRASIKKRSAECKIVRRKGRLYVINKKNPRFKQRQG, from the coding sequence ATGAAAGTTAGAGCATCAATAAAGAAAAGAAGTGCCGAGTGCAAGATTGTGCGTAGAAAAGGCAGATTGTACGTAATTAATAAAAAGAATCCTAGATTTAAACAAAGACAAGGGTAA
- the infA gene encoding translation initiation factor IF-1, with amino-acid sequence MAKQSAIEQDGSIIEALSNAMFRVELENGHVVTAHISGKMRMHYIKLLPGDKVKLEMSPYDLSKARITYRY; translated from the coding sequence ATGGCTAAACAATCAGCAATAGAGCAAGATGGAAGCATAATTGAGGCATTGTCAAATGCCATGTTTCGCGTGGAGTTGGAAAACGGTCACGTGGTAACAGCACATATCTCTGGAAAAATGCGTATGCATTATATTAAGTTACTTCCAGGGGATAAGGTTAAGCTCGAAATGAGCCCTTACGATTTAAGTAAAGCAAGAATTACATATAGATATTAA